TCAGTATACAAAGTAATAAATAGTTCtctcaaaaactttaaaaaaatggttaacTATGTCCTTGTAAGAAAAGCAAATGGAAACTGGTCACATGAGACCATgattaatgaatatatatgtaaacgGAGGAGAATGGCAACTCTTCTATGGGTGCCTTCCTCAGCTTCATCACAGACAGGATATATGTTAATTGCTGCAGCACAGTGGAGTATGCAACACCTCCCCAGATCCTCAGGCTTACAGCTATTTCTATGCTTGTTCCTAGCAGCAGACTTCCTCTTGTTAGCTTCCTTTACATATGAAGTCACCTTACAGCAGCTCAGCACAGCATCTGTAGGTTGGTGGGTGCCAGAAAATTTAGACTAGCAGATACATATACAGACCTAGTAAAATGCACTTGTGCTAGCCGACTAGTGGGACGTTCAGACTGACTTGGAGTTTCACAAGAGCTGAAGGTCCAAAAAACTAAAAGTGATGGAGGCATCTGTGGAAAGCTGGTTATTTGAAAGGAGTTTGCCATTAAGAGAAATGGGGTGAAAGCAAATGTGGCCTCAGTGCAGAAGCAAAGGGACTGAGGGACCATGCTGCAGCCCAGCATGGAGACTAGGCACAGGATCTGGATCCAGCACGAACTCTGTACTGCTTCTACCGCAGCTGTGACACTGGGTTTAAGAATggtttctggagtccagtttcttgagttgtttgtatatattggatattagtcccctatcgcatttaggataggtaaagatcctttcccaatctgttggtggcctttttgtctgacagtgtcttttgccttacagaagctttgcaattctatgaggttccatttgtcgattcttgatcttacagcacaagccattgaaattctgttcaggaatttttctcctgtgcccatattttcgaggttttcccccaatttttcctctataagtttcagtgtctctggttttatatggaattccttgatccacttaaggcttgagctttgtacaaggagataagaatggatcaatttgcattcttctacatgataaccactggtttagccagcaccatttattgaaaatgctcttttttttccgCTGGATGGTTtcagttcctttgtcaaagaacaagtgaccataggtgtgtgggttcatttctgggtcaattctattccattggtctacctgtctattgctgtaccagtaccatgctgaatttatcacaattgctctatagtacagcttgaggtcaggcatggtgattcccataaacagccaccaaacccagacactattgcatatgccagcaagattttgctgacaggaccctgatatagctgtctcttgtgaggctatgccagtgcctggcaaatacagaagtggatgctcacagtcatctataggatgaaacacagagcccccagtggaggagatagaagtagtacccaaggagctgaaggtgtctgcaaccctgtaggtggaacaataatatgaactaaccagtaccccctagagctcatgtctctagctgcatatgaggcagaagatggcctagtcggccatcaatgggaggagaagcccttggtcttgcgaagattatatgccccagtacaggggaatgccagggccaggaagcaggagttggggggggggcataggggacttttaggatagcatttgaaatgtaaatgaagaaaataataataataacaacaataaaaagaatggtTTCTGTATGTCAGTTCCCTGCTCATTAACCATTCCTCACCATCCTCTCTGACACTCGACTGTCCCTGTATTCCTAATACACACTACCTTTCCCATTTAGGCTACCATTAAATAAATAGCCAGACAGTTAGTTAAACCACTATTCTTtatcaattttgaaaaagaacaaacaaaagttgGCTTTCAGACCTCTGAAGATGGTCATTCAGTGAAAACTATTTGGTCTGATGGAAGGGACATTCCTTAAAGCTCTAAAGAAGCCATCACTGAACAAATGGGAGTTCCTACCTTCACCTTACAGGTCAAATCTGGCCCATAGTTTTGCTTTTAGATAATTTATAATTACTGAAATTAAAAACACCATCACAGCAAATATTGTAACCACCTGTGATACCTAAAGGTTGTCTGTACTAGAAAGCACCAATTGGTTGGAGAGCCAAATTCATCAAGCATTTAAAGTGTAAGTCCTTCGAACCGTATGTTTCATGGCTGTCATGCCCATAACTGACCAGTAGAACAGAACAGCCACTCAAATGCAACCCAAGGGAGGAGTGTCACCTTAGGTTGGCCCCTTTTCATTTGGTAACAATAGTAACTGCATTTAAGGAAAACAAACTTAATTCAaaggtttaaatttttattagaaaagttatagcaaaataaaaaaggagtTACCCAGAACAATATTGGCATTATCTCATCTGGCATATCCAAATCCATCAAACAGGACTTAAGGTGTAGAAAGGCAATAGCACGAAGCTTCCCACAGCCAAGAGATCTGCCCATCAGCCCTGCGGCGACTTCTGCACCACATAGTTCTAATCAAAGGACACTGTAGTGCCTCTTCCAcgctgtattctttttttttttttttttttttggttttttgagacagggtttctctgtgtagccctggctgtcctggaactcactttgtagaccaggctggcNtctgtgtagccctggctgtcctggaactcactttgtagaccaggctggcctcgaactcagaaatccgcctgcttctgcctcccgagtgctgggatcaaaggcgtgcgccaccatgcctggcatccaCGCTGTATTCTTAAGGGTTTTCTGGAATTGCTTTTACCTAAATTTTCTTTAGTAACAACTTTAAAGATGTCTGTCATTTCCTCATCATCAAGCATTTATTTTCTCAACCGTTTAaaccagcccctccccccagcaaATCTGTTTTTGCCTTTGCTAAGAAATCTGAATTGTCTTAGAAGGTCAGCCCAAGTTCAGGTTCACACCACAGCCCTCCGACCTGGACACATACATGCCTTGTCTTGCTTCTGAAGACACATGGTCATGTGCCATCTGTAGCCGCTAATTTACATTATGGtaagctttggttttgttttgaaatatcccatgctctgcctgcctcttccgTTACTACCCTGAGGACTGCAACCACCTCAGGTTCAGATCTGGAAGAAAGTGATTTCAGTTCCCCTCCCGAGTTCTCGGTACTCAAGTGatacttcatgttattttttagaatttaaaagtaaGGGGAAAAACTTCTCTTTTTAGTGTttcaagaagaaaacattaaaggCCCAACACAGAGTGACCACCTCTCTAATTCTGTTCTACTCGGGTTCCCAGCCTCCTACTGCCGTGCAGCCACGACAAGGAAACACAGCACCCACTCCTGCCATACTCCTCTGAGATGCCGAAGCCTCTGCGCACCTATTTCCAAGAAGCCAAAGCCTTGACTGAAATCAGTCAAGTCAGGTCCGAGTGTTGCATACACATGACTCACCTTCCCTGAGCAAAAGTTCAGTCTGTGACAACTGTAAgtacctggggtgggggtgggtggctaAGATCTTTCTGGCAGCATGAGAAACTAAAGCAAAGTACAAGCTGGGAGTGAGCTCTGAAGCAAGGCTCCACTGTGATAAATATCAGAGGGGACACTGCTAAGTGTAAGAGCTACCGAGGTGTAAAGCCGCCTCTGTGCGTGCCTCCACGGCCCCCCCTAAAGCCACCTCTCTCTCCTCGGAAATTGGATCGGTTTCTTTCCCGACCACGGCCAGCAGATGTTCCcccccttcctccacctctgGGAGCTCCACCCCCACGGTCAGACTTGGACTTGGGAGGAGGTGACTTCGGTCGAAGCCTCTCGATTTCCTCTGTACATCCAGTCAAGTATGAGTTGGGGGCGCTGAAATACGATGCGTATGTTTCTGCATTGTAGTTACTGTTTGTAAGCGTTGGTCCAACTGTGAGCCAGCCTGAAATAAagggggaaaacagaaaatattttccatctccttcctcttttggTGGTCCTTTAGGGGCTAGTTCAAATCCTTAACACACTctcaaagatggctcagttacaCACACAGCCATCACCTCTGGTATAGAATATACAACATGCATGGTCCTATTGTAAAAGGCTCATATGCACACACCTTGTTTCTCGTTCTCGATTATAGCTTTTGTTACATATCATCCTTATTGTTCCTCATCTATGTATTATGTGGTTAAAATACCActtataaaagatattttaatacaCAATGTTTGGGTTGGGTtaataaagtatatacatatatctttccTACTTATGAAAATGGGACgactgtttttctcatttctcatttgaGGAAAAAATGTGCTTTTCTCTTATACAAATATCCTCAGTTCTTAGGTCCAGGAATCCTAGCACAGCCATGTTGCCCTCCTCATGCCATCTTTCCGTGGGCAATGGCTTTTCTCACAAGAAGATACACTCACAGCTAAGGCTATGAAAATAAATGCACACCACCATTAATAACTAAGCAAACAAAAGCACAATGAGGTATCATCCGCTGCAGTCAGAACGGCTATGATCCCAGGAAAAAGAACTAGTATGgctggagaggctgaggaaggggaGCTCCCACAGCTACTGATGGGAAGGTCGATCACAACACTTATATGGAACACATTACGGAGGCTCTCAAAGGACTAGAAAGAGGACTTCATACGATTCAGAGACCCTACGCCTGGGGTACATATCTAAAGGAACTAAAAGCAGTCTGTAGTACTATTCACACAAGCAGGCTATGGAAATGACCTAGGTGTCCACTGATGGAGGAATGGGTAAACTGAATGTCACACATATATTCTGTAAGTGACTGTAATGGGACTAGAAGGCTTTATGTTAACTGAAGTGAGTCAGGCAAAGAACACACACCACAAATCCTCGTTTACGGTAGAAACAAAACGTGCACGTGAAGGATGCAGAGACTGCAGCACTGGTTACAAAGGCCGGGTAAGAGCGAGGGGAAGAAGGCCGCAGACCAGACAGTGAGGAATCCAGGACATAGCAATCCACAGCTTAGCTGAGTAATAACTGAATACTTCAAAAAGCATAGATTTTAAATGTCCCCAATACAAAGGAGGTGACAGTCAACATTACCCTGGTGTTACTATACACAGGCATGGAAACATCACAATGTACCCCAAAATTCGGATAATTAGGAGGTGCCAAAAACTAAGTGGAGCAGGGAGGACTTTTAGGCAGAAAACGTTTCCAGTGTACTATTACAATGGTTGGACACACGATAACCAACTTATATAAATCCACAGACACCGCCAATGTCAACTCTAAGATCGATTATGGACTTTGTATGGTTATGTGAGAAACAATGATAATTCTTTGCCTTCTCAGTTTGCTAAGATAAAATTGCTCACATGTGAGCTAGAAAAAAGAGGAATTAAATACATAAGACTTCTATTTTACACAGGCTACGCCCTATAACTTAAAACCCACATCTCAAGGAAAAACCTGTCTTTTTTCACAACTGAGGTCTCACCTGGCCTGATAGTGCTATCTCTCCCAAAGAGATGAAGACGTCGTCTACCAAGACAAAAATGCtctattatatgaaaaatttctACTGGTTTTTCTATATTGCCAATCTCAGGTTCTTCTGTGATAATTAAGTCAATGTCAACATTAGCATGAATGAAGTCCCCGTCTGTGCTTCGCTTCACGGTTCCTTTGATCCCCATCAGGCAATGCTCCTATAACAAAGCACACCAATGGCTCTCATTACCACCAATCAGGATCTCACAGCAGTTACCAATTCTAAACAGTTCTAAAACAAGCTTTACTTCTATGGATTGTCGGGATATAGTTTAATGATAAAACTATGACAGGAAATCCTAGAAACTgccaagaaaatgggaaaaacatTTTTCCCTTCTACAGTCactcaaatacttttaaaatcctACTTCACTTCCAACGCAGGTATGCAGGATTTCCCACACCACGTAATTTTGCACTTCCCACTGTAGTTCTGTTCCACATGGGTTCAGCTATGACCCCATCTACCCTCTCCACCTTCAGGTCATACACTTATCACCTATAATATATCAGCTATCAGTGTGGGGTTCCAATGGCCCTCCCGGGCTCACACAGTTAGGGCAGGTGCTTAAATACTCTAGCATGTTTACAAAAGGCCGACAGGAGGACACACTGGTGAGTAGGCTGCAGGGTAAAGAGGATGGGATTcgaggctggctccaggcacacGCTGTCATGTAAACGATCGAGTCCAAGGAAAACTTAGGAAGACAGATGCGCCCTCTAGTGGCTTCCTAAGTGTAATATGCAAAAGCTCTTTCAGCTTACACTAGTGAGACAGAGTCATATGCAGCAGAAGCCCTCAGTGGTTCTTGCATAGAAAGACAAGGTGAGAGCAGACAAGCATGACTCTAATGGTTAGCTACTGAATTCTGCTGTCATTTCTTCCTCCTAAGCGTACAGAAGGGAAGCTTCTGAGAGTCAGGTGTACCAGAGCATACCTAACTTGGAATTATGTCAGTTTACAAGATACAGAGAGGCACTGTCTAGCACAGTGTGCACTGGTCCAGCACTGCGAAGGAGACACTTTTACGGTCTCTCGGGTACACTTCTGTAATGCTCACACTACTTTACCAGCATAAAAGCACTGCTGCTGAAATAAATTTCACAGTATGCAGTAATATAGAAAAGtttaagagaataataataaagaaaacaagataaaaagacaGCACCTTTGTTCTCTGGAAAACTGCCTTGGGATCTAGAGTCTTTGTCTTTCCAGGattgtttttattggttttaatccaacaaatatcttcacatcTTCTGTAACCCCACTTTCGCAAACActagaaataatttcaaaattaaatcttaaaaaaacaaaacaaaacaaaaacttaatatAACCAGAATTAAGAAGTTTTATATAGCCACGTTTTTATTGGACCAAGAACAGGGTCACAgacagaggagttggagaagggactgaagcagctgaggggtttgcagcccatgTAGGGAAGAAACAGTGTCAACAGGCTAGAACCTAGAGCTCCCGGggactagatcaccaaccaaagagtacacatggagggactcatggctctggccacatatgtggcagaggatagccttgttggacatcaggaggaggagcagcccttggtcctgttgggatttgatgccccagtgaagggaattccagggtgggaaggtgggtgggtgggggagcaccctcacagaggcaggggttGGGGTATGGGACAGGGGGactctggaggggagacctggaaaggggataacatttgaaatgtaaataaagaaaatatccaataaaagaaataaaataaactagaATAAAAGTTTTATAGAGGGAAACCAACAATTTCAGAGCAGACACAAAAGAAATATAAGCATAATACAGATGTAAATACATCATTTAGATATTTGCATGTTACTTTTCTTGTCACTGTGACTAAATATCATATACAATGTTATATCACCTCAATGTGATATAATTCTTGGTATTTTTAAGTTGTCAATAAAATGAAGGAGGCAAAAGCACactaatataaaacattttatgttcttttcctaATTAACTTCAGAATCcacctgaaggaaaaaaagaacaaaatacaaacagcaactTACTACTCTCCCAAGGTCCAGTCCTTCCCCAGAACCGCACCAGAGAAATATAAATGACCGAGGTGCTGCAATCTCGTCGATTTCTAACTTCATAATCTAGAAGAAGATCAAAATAATATAGCACCAAATGTGTTCCATTTATCCTAAATCCAAACAATAACTACTGAGACTCAATAGGGTCTCTACAAATGAATTCTTCAGATATTCTCGGAAATAGCATAGAAAATAAGCTCTATGCCTGAAATTATTTAGATATGCTGTTTGTTATTCTATCAACaatcaacacacatacatgtacaaaaagacatatacatatacttgttTTCTTAGGCGTTCAAGAGAAAGCGTTCataaaaaagtacatttacaGAATGATGGAACTTACTACAGAGCTACTAAAAGCAGAGTTAGTCAGAGGTTATAAGAGCCCAAAGTTCCTGACAAAGTGAAATGTCATATGCCTACAGCCACAGACAGTCTGGGGTGACTGAGGAAGGAGGACTTTTGTCCAGGTATCTGCACGACTCTTCGCTGACCTGTGAGGATTCCCAAGTCTCCTGCCTTCCCACGGTTCACACTTACTGCCCTCTAGTCCAGCCCTCATGCCACTCAGATGATCTCACTAACCTCATTAAAACCTTCAAAACCTTAATGGCTGTCAAACAGAAGACTAAGCTCCTAAGAAACCATGGCGAAGTGTACTCATAACCCCGCTTTCTAGACAAATAAGCGTGTACTCTCTGGGAGGTAAATACGCCATTACAGTGTGTAGCATTTCACCGTACATCATCCCAGGTCCAGCATTTCTCATTCGCAGTGATGCCAGTCTCTCTATAGTATTCTTCCAGAGGAGGCTCCAGGAGAATCACATCAAATTTGGGTGTCAATTCTCTGATGTCAAAGGCTTCTATGTCTGCTTGTAAGTACCtaataaaagggggaaaggatTTTGAAATATCTCTGGTGGTAATGAAGGAAATTCATTACCCAATATTATTTGATAATTATTgctaaacattattttaaagatagtcCTGATCTAATTACTAGTTAGTTTTTTCTAGTACGTCTTTTGTTTACTGCAGACTTTATATCACTAATGTCTTCCTTAGGACATGGAGATATttacaacaaaggaaaaaaacacgtATACCCAGAATAAATTCTTCACTTATATTTACACTGAAAATCTACACTCATGCGATATCTaacctattttaatttttatattatatattattatgaaaagaatattattatttaattaggtTAGAAAAATGCCATCTAAGTTCCAAATTCCTCCTTTAGGAATTCAGAATTTCTAAATATGAACATGATTTCACTTTATTAGCTTgttcattaataaaaaatatttatattaacagTGTTTTTACACTACCTAATGAAAATTACTACTAGCCTTTGATTAAGTTATTTTCACACAGTATGAAAGTTTTAAGTTCAAGGATACTTtagcagaaaatatttattattactggGGGTGGTGTACAGGCCACGATATTCATATGGTGGTCAGAGAGCAACTTTGTGCAGcgagctctctccttccacctctatcCAGGCTGtgagctttgaactcagatcatgAGGCATGCAGCCCTGGACAAGAAGCTTTCTCACAGCCGTCTATCTCACCAGACCCAATCCaagatacttttttcttttgtttttaaggcttGGGGGCTTTTAATGCTTAGACTGAAAAGTCACAAGCTATAATAAAGTCATCTTCATCTCTGAAGGCAAGGATTTTCCTGTCATCCAGCTCACAGGGAGAGCACCAGACGTTCCCCCAGAAAATTCTACTGAGTGGAGAGGGCCTGCCCAGGAAGTACAGTGATTCCCCAACGCTGAAGAAAAATACAAGACATGTATAGCAAAGCAATGCAGTTTTAAGTGTTCCCAGCCCCAGGCATTTGCAAGGCTGTTTCAAGAACCCCcagccccagaagagggcatctctaCTTTATAGACTGTGAGTCAGAATTCACAAGCCTCCTAAACTACCTAGAAAGTTCAATGACAAGCCACTATAAACTTAGCATCAGTtccaaaataatgtattttactaaaaataagaaagaataaaataatagagTAAACAGACTGATAATGTAAgtcagagttagaaagaaaagGCATTGAACTTACATGGGAGGAGTATTTGACTTAGCTATTAACTCATCCTTTAGTCTGATGAGTTCCCTAAGTTTAGGGTATTCTTCAAATCTGTCAGCTAAACCTAAGGAGGAAAAAATAGTCAATTCTCAACTTCAGTTCAACTGAGGTTAACACTATTGAATACAAAGCTATGAGTCTCCTTTGCCGTCACTTTAAGTTAGAATTAGTAGTTCACTTTTACTTGCTTTCCATACATAACActgataagaaaataaatgatataaacacCTTAACTTAAAAACTAAAAGTATGGGGGCAGGGGAGACGGATCAGCTGTAAGAgcgctgctgctcttccaaaggacccaagtttggttctcagcactcgcATCGGATGGCTCAtgacttcctgtaactccaggtccagaggatctgacaccctcttctggcctctgagggcacatGCATTCATGTGAACACACTCAGGCATATACAtcgaattaaaaataataaatatacttcGAAAAGCTCAAAGCCATTAACAGGAAgagtaaaaatagaaacaaatcatAAAGCCCCCTCAAGTGGTGATTTagatcacatttaaaataaaaacatttgaagGCTGCAGAGCTGTCAGGTTTGAATACAACCATCAATCCCTTATCATCTACAAAACAGAAGGTAGAACTGCAGCTTTCTGAAATCTATCTTCCCTGATGATCTGATGAACAGATCTGTGGCATACTGTTTGGTACATGGGAATTTACAATCAGCCTTGTTCCTTGTTTCTTGGCATTAAGATCTTGGAAAAAGCAGAACTTTTTATCATGTTATCATAAAAAGTATTcagtaacttttttttgttttgtatttgattttttgCTGCCACAACATAAGGCATTATAGTTAATTCAAATCTCCATTTAACTCACAATACATCAATACAACCTTTTCtcaatttataataattttacatatatatatatatacatatatatatatgtatatatatatatatgtattgggAAAACAGGCATCTTAAGAAATGAGtttatattcaaatataagtATGTAATATATTCTAACTTTTTAATGCTATCTCTTATTCTacttataaaaacattaaaatctgAGCCTGGTGTGGTAGTTTATTTGTGTAATCTCAGCCACTGAACAGGCTGAAACCAAAGGATCTTAAGTTGGGGGCTTGCCTGGGCCACCAAGCAAGTTCACAGTCAGTCTAGGCAACATAcgtagaccctgtctcaaatgataaaataaaatagggctTGACACTTGCTTAGCATACACAAGGGCCCTGTGTTCACGCCCTAGTACTAAGAAAAACAGTACATTAAAAATCACACTTAAATTAATTCTTCGGGAGTGATAATGCTTACAGATGACAAAATTTAATTAtatcacatttaaatttttgtgcTACAATGACActattaaaaatctaaaaagataATTTAGCAAAATGAGAGATAATATTtataaatcgtgtgtgtgtgtgtgtacagaaaatACAGCTTTTTAAATTCAGTAAGAGAAAAAAGGTACAATATAAGCAAACTATTTGGTTGCTTCTTAAAAGATATTCTAAGTGGGCCAATATGTCTATAGGATGCTAAGCTTATTgtcaagaaaatataaatcaaagcCTCAATAGAATATGGGCCTGATGGCAGAGACTTATAATCATTGGTCCTGACAGGCTAAGGCGAAAGGATGTTCACTTTAGGAGAAAGTTTTTAGACCAACTTGAGCTATACAATAACTTGGCTAACttaaaagccaaaaccaaatcaaatcaaactaagacaaaaaacaaccaaccacaaGCAGATCCTGTGTACCCACCTATCTACAGTTAAGACCTTACTGACACCACCCACTCGGGACACAGGACTTGGGAGCATCAAGCTGGACCTGAGCTGGACCTGAGCTGGACGCTTCCTCCCTGGGGATTGGCCTCACAGTACTCAAAGGTGATATTCAAGCTGCCTGCCAAGAGAGAGGAGCAAAGGGCAGTGCTACCCAGCCTTAAAGCCTCTGAAACACAACAATGACTGGCTGACAACAACTCCCCAGTGGTACAGTAATGACCTGACATGCAGGGAATAACGAACAGCCATCTAGTTGGACTTAAGGCCTTCTTGCTAGGAGGGAATTCTTGCTTGCCTAGTACTGTAAACCTAGTCAACTACTGTGACCAGGGGTCACAGAGAGAGAACCCACTACTATCATTTTCCTAAACTAATATAATTTCTAGCTGTATTCTAAACTATCCTATACTCACAGGTAAGAGTGGCTTTCACCCCTATATCAAACgaactttttttaaacaaatggagACTATGACAGCGATCTACAACTGGtcaaatggcagagaagaggGGACTAAGGGATGCCCAACTCCAACGGATATATCTACCATTACAGCTAAGGCTccaactccaaaaaaaaaaaaaaaaatcatggacaGCCAGAGGGTCAGCACACCTGGCCAGGCTGTTCACCTATGGTTCACCTACTGTTAGGCAATAGGGAAAGGTGCACCTGGGAAATCCCAACACTCTGGCTGCCTGACCAAGCCCAGCATAATGACAATACAGGCTGACGTGGACATGGGAGAGTCTACTTGGTACTTGGTACCCGTGCCTGAGACAGAAAGAATTAGTTTCCTCTAGAAGTGAGCTACCACTTATGTGCTTAGCTCTGG
This region of Mus caroli chromosome 3, CAROLI_EIJ_v1.1, whole genome shotgun sequence genomic DNA includes:
- the Mettl14 gene encoding N6-adenosine-methyltransferase non-catalytic subunit, coding for MDSRLQEIRERQKLRRQLLAQQLGAESADSIGAVLNSKDEQREIAETRETCRASYDTSAPNSKRKCLDEGETDEDKVEEYKDELEMQQEEENLPYEEEIYKDSSTFLKGTQSLNPHNDYCQHFVDTGHRPQNFIRDVGLADRFEEYPKLRELIRLKDELIAKSNTPPMYLQADIEAFDIRELTPKFDVILLEPPLEEYYRETGITANEKCWTWDDIMKLEIDEIAAPRSFIFLWCGSGEGLDLGRVCLRKWGYRRCEDICWIKTNKNNPGKTKTLDPKAVFQRTKEHCLMGIKGTVKRSTDGDFIHANVDIDLIITEEPEIGNIEKPVEIFHIIEHFCLGRRRLHLFGRDSTIRPGWLTVGPTLTNSNYNAETYASYFSAPNSYLTGCTEEIERLRPKSPPPKSKSDRGGGAPRGGGRGGTSAGRGRERNRSNFRGERGGFRGGRGGTHRGGFTPR